The Aureispira anguillae genome contains a region encoding:
- a CDS encoding leucine-rich repeat domain-containing protein has product MHITTPEDIEANIDNIKSIGLKKVASLPMAIFSCSKLTTLSLRGCNVKRLPVELLHLESLEKLIIIDCGLEELPAWLANLKSLRSLTVSHNKLEELPPDLAFGANELGLNVDFNALTRIPVDYFLPQSRIVALNLNNNQLKALPELKKDCHSLRNLSFRNNRIAFIPSQWFKNLPSLTLVDIRDNPYTRLPLAIFSLVSLKYLSAGGTGLDENFLNTNAHFEIFKAFNAIDLGIEARELVYQLLYAPSTITRASVQDLLDCLCLPYPPVWKVALAFLLEKKKALLKKNPLNKNSEIAVFGKTIMPNRMLRAKIKDKGARYNIKIKDSTTHVVIAPKLKKYEGYDKKDLVFISEEDLLSFLGVEQERFLKKVDPGESELQHLKDLLYHPEEENRAIALNIMLGGGVPKPLMTDLFLIWRNTSIEASFRKKILKLLKLNASTELKSRLSQAKPIMRESLDEYTLDENLRHYTEGTELDAWKIGRYVFKHYKNGLRFWLRHLSKEEERTLLNFLIEKRPQFKLCNSYFQQLEDLFEYTNAKWVVIENANLKCFPKQLLAFKKMWNLSLGHNKLVELPKAFVGLEKLRTLNIKYNNFKVFPPVLLDMISLKVIVVAYSTFTWNKTPVDLERFYYDGITAKRK; this is encoded by the coding sequence ATGCACATTACTACTCCAGAAGATATAGAAGCAAACATAGATAACATTAAATCGATAGGTTTAAAGAAGGTAGCTTCCTTACCAATGGCTATTTTTTCCTGCTCTAAATTGACGACTTTGAGCTTACGAGGGTGTAATGTAAAACGATTGCCTGTTGAATTGCTTCATCTTGAATCCTTAGAAAAATTAATCATTATTGATTGTGGCTTGGAAGAATTGCCAGCATGGTTAGCCAATCTAAAAAGTTTGAGGAGTTTAACGGTTTCACATAATAAATTGGAAGAGCTTCCACCCGATCTTGCTTTTGGGGCCAATGAATTAGGATTAAATGTTGATTTTAATGCGTTAACAAGGATTCCAGTTGACTATTTTTTGCCCCAATCCCGTATCGTTGCTTTAAATCTTAATAACAATCAACTAAAAGCATTACCTGAACTAAAAAAAGATTGTCATAGCTTGAGAAATTTAAGCTTTAGGAACAATAGAATTGCTTTTATCCCATCCCAATGGTTCAAAAACTTACCCAGCTTAACTTTAGTAGATATTCGAGACAATCCTTATACAAGACTACCGTTAGCCATTTTTAGTTTAGTTAGCTTAAAATATTTATCGGCAGGGGGAACAGGTTTGGATGAAAATTTTTTAAACACAAATGCTCATTTTGAAATTTTTAAGGCATTTAATGCTATTGATTTAGGAATAGAAGCTAGGGAACTAGTTTATCAATTGCTTTATGCTCCTTCTACTATAACTAGAGCAAGTGTTCAAGATTTATTAGATTGCTTATGTTTGCCTTATCCTCCTGTTTGGAAAGTAGCTTTGGCTTTTTTATTGGAAAAGAAAAAAGCGCTTCTAAAAAAGAACCCGCTAAATAAAAATAGCGAAATTGCGGTTTTTGGAAAAACCATTATGCCCAATAGAATGTTGCGAGCAAAGATAAAAGATAAGGGAGCTCGTTACAATATTAAGATAAAAGATAGCACAACACATGTTGTTATTGCGCCGAAGCTCAAAAAGTATGAGGGGTACGACAAAAAAGATTTGGTTTTTATTAGTGAGGAAGACTTGTTGAGCTTTTTGGGCGTAGAGCAAGAGCGTTTTTTAAAAAAGGTAGATCCTGGAGAAAGTGAACTTCAACACCTAAAAGACCTACTTTATCACCCAGAAGAAGAGAACCGAGCGATCGCTTTAAATATAATGCTAGGAGGCGGTGTCCCTAAGCCCCTGATGACTGATTTGTTTTTGATTTGGCGAAATACCTCAATAGAGGCTTCTTTCCGAAAGAAAATACTAAAGCTACTGAAGTTAAACGCTTCAACAGAATTAAAAAGTAGGTTATCCCAAGCTAAGCCAATTATGAGAGAGAGCCTAGATGAGTATACACTTGATGAAAATCTACGGCATTATACAGAGGGTACAGAATTGGATGCTTGGAAGATAGGGCGTTATGTTTTTAAGCATTATAAAAATGGATTGCGATTTTGGTTGCGTCATCTTTCTAAAGAAGAAGAGAGAACACTGCTTAATTTTTTAATCGAGAAACGCCCACAATTTAAGCTTTGTAATAGTTATTTTCAGCAATTAGAGGACTTGTTTGAATACACCAATGCAAAATGGGTTGTCATTGAAAATGCCAACTTAAAATGCTTTCCGAAACAATTGTTAGCCTTTAAAAAAATGTGGAATTTATCGTTGGGGCATAATAAGCTAGTTGAACTACCTAAGGCGTTTGTAGGTCTTGAGAAGTTACGTACATTAAATATAAAGTACAATAACTTCAAGGTTTTCCCTCCTGTACTGTTAGATATGATTTCGCTTAAGGTTATTGTCGTGGCCTATAGTACTTTTACATGGAATAAAACCCCTGTTGATTTGGAGCGATTTTATTATGATGGCATTACTGCAAAAAGAAAATAG